CACTTTGCAACTTTAATTCAACTAATCCCTAAAAAACCACAACATGCCATGTTATCACAAACCACAAAGTAAATgcatttaagtgttttttttccttcgtCACCTTCACTGCATAAAAGGGTTTTAAATGAGTTATATCACATCACATATGAGCACATCACATATAAATTCTGCTGTAAAATTAATTGTATGGGTATAGCAGAGCAAActgttatatgtatttttatttttatatccagCACACATGGTAAGCAAGCATCGAagcaagaaataataaaacattgtgaaatattttagaaataaagAGACTGGGATATAAATAAGGTGTACATTATTTCAAAAAAGCATATTGTAAATGTTAATCtatttaattaaagaaaaatattgtaatttatggaaataaatatacatttatagaagAATAAATgtgttggggatttttttttttcacaattgcaGGGGGACAGAATTTATTTCTCCTAGGATTTCATATGCCAGCTCTTGGTTGTACTCCCCTATTTGGAAGCTGCATTTTATGTAAAGCTCTTCAAAAAAAAATGGTCAATTTGCTGTGAATTGGTAAAACAAAactcatataaataatataaagtgcTGGAGGTGGCACAATCCTTCCATAGGCCAATTATAAATGAAAACAGGATCACACCGCCTCCAGCACAGCGTGACTGAATGGAACAGGCAATAAACTGTCGGAGTGTTGTCTTTAGGTAGGTAATGCTGGGCCGGGGGTGCTTGGGTgcatttttaaacagaaaaaaaattgatgtttACACTCCCCCAGTAATTCTGACAGATTCTTATTTTATAGGAACGGGTCAGTTTCAATGCTGCAGTTCCACTCTCTTTTACTCTGGATGCAGAGAAGGGAACCCAATGACCCGAGTAAAACGgaagggaagaagggcatgactaagcTAGGAGGACAGCCCTTTTCCTCCCCTCCCCACCGGATCTTAGTTGATAGTTCAGCAAGAGAAAAGGAGGAACACCCCGGATGTGATCTCACCAGTCTCCCTCCCTCCCAAATAGGTGAAAACCATAGTCGCAGTGcggggggtggggtcgactttgagccccagaggaaattaaaaaggtaCAGTTGGAaggtgagtgggtaactgggtaggcctggggtccccagggagatggataatccaGAATGGGACTTCGatagtagacaggacacaggctccgggcctgggctcagggtcagacctctttggaggatataagttatttgactgttatttaatgtttggatttaaaaatggttaataaaagttatggttgtttatatctatataattgctgattatgttaatttgcaataaacaactgtggccttctctccccaattaagtTGTCCGTGCTTTATTGTGGGCACAGGGGGAGGGTAGAGGGGTACAACgggctcgacgctgcattagtcatggCTTTATGCAACCTGTAGCAGTTTGCTGTAATAAAAATGTAGTCACAAATAGGAAAAATTTGTTCACacaaaggcatacattttcacattgcaaatatttttctgttaacttttttttttgcatttcccaATTTAAGCAACAGCAAATAAGCATTGCCACAAACTTTTTAATAGAAACTGCTACGCATCTGCCTTCAGATCcatcaattattttattttgcatccagCAATACATGAATATGGTTATAGTTTAACAACATTTCTACTTACTTTGGTACTGAAGGAGTGAATGTCTTCAATCAAATgaatttcaatatagttagttagccaaaaatgtaatctataaaggctggagcagGCAGATGTCCAACATAATGGCCTGCTTTACTACTTTCTAGAGACGAAACTAAAAGGGGAGACAGAGAACCACTAAGTGCCAATGGATATTGGTTCTCTATTACATATATGTACAATCAAATTAATTGAAGGCAAGGCCAAGTATACTATCCCTTTGTAAATTGGCATTCAGTACCAAAACAATCTGTCTGCAATTTTAAATTTTGAGGCCCTGACATACAATTGTTTCAGTTGCCCATAGGGCCATAAAGATGTAATTGGCATGTCTCCATCTACAATCTTTATGTGATGATGAATACCTGTCATTTTTGGACTTAAGTCAATGCTATGTGTGTGAAGTATAAGGCATGCACCCAATCATAAGTACTATACTTAAAGGAAGATTTAGTCATCAAAGGACCATCTCAACCATTAAGTGGACATGACAATGGGGGCAAAACTATTATAGCTGTGTTTATTCTGCAGGGACAGTAGACAAGGGTCCTGTTACTTgacttttatttatgttttaaaaataaattggtaTTGTTTTCCTTCTCCCATTTTTCCTAGTGTCAACCCAGTGAGTGTCACTGTGGActctcttaaaggaatactgtcataggatgcatcagttaatagagcttctccagcagaatcctgcattgaaatctttttcaaaaacattttttttatatttaattttgacttttcatatggggctagccatattcttccatatttcccagggtgccacagccatgtgacttgtgctctaatacacaaaaagaaaaactCTTACCCGCACACTCTGGCTCTCCAAACAGTGATGCTTGGTGCACAGATGCAGTTGCACGTTCGCAATAACCTTGCAAAGGCTTGCCTTGCTTATAATTGCTTTGGAGTGCCAGTGCTTGCTCTTTTTCTTGTATTACAACAAACCATGACACTAATCATTATGAACAGCGAGTTCCTCTTGGAACTGATCTGTGTGACACATCATATCATGGGCGGAGACACACTATGGTTTATCTACTAAAATTGGGCAAATTTACCTTAGCGCAGTAGTCCATAACAACCAGATACTTTATTCTACCTGCAACAGAGGGCAAATTTTTTGATACATAAGCCCCACAGAGAGGTATGTAGCAACCTCTTAAATGGGAAGTGGCAAACCAATGTAATGGCctaaaataaacatattaagGCAAAGATTTCTTTGCCAGCTATATGACAAAAACACGCACTTAAAACTGGTCAATCATGCTttaaatcacattaaaaaaaaaaaaaaaaacagcttgagAGACCCTTACAATGGGGACTCATTGTGTAGGTAATCCTTTGTGCTAATCTTTTGTTAGCAACTCGGGAGCATTTATAAAAGCCACATCGATGTCTCCAAGAACAAACACAGAGTAAAAtaccattttgcatttattttcccattatacatttttatttttacaattgaAAAGTCACATGTGTCAGATCAAACTTTACAGGCAGTCAGGCAAAGAACAGAATTCCGGACAGACAAAGTTATCTTACAGTTATAGGCTTTATTTCTATTAATTAAAAAGGCAAATATGTGGGACACAAGCCAAAGGTCTGAAAGAAGATAAAGCTAGTTTGTTGTTTTGCTGTACACAGCACATACAATAATGTTTTTAGAAGACAAAGCACAAACAGGGTTCTTCAAACAGATTGTTACACTTATCAAAAATGCTGGTGTTTAATGTGTGCATTATTTAGTGATAGCGCAGGGGCTTTTGGGAAGCAGGAAAGCAAAACAGGGAGAGAAAACTTGTTTCCTTAGTATAAATAATTTTCTGGTGGGTGCAGTCACCTGCTGTACATTTTTAATATGTGCTTTTTATTGATAAAGAAATATGTGAAATTCTTGTCTTTGTAGAAAGTCATTTGCAATCAGCCAGTGGCTTATGATCAGCTATCAGACCTTTCAGAAAAGGTCATATCTCAACCCTTAGTCCAGTGGTTGCTGgacttttttggttcaagccccAGAGCTTAAACCTTTCATGAGGGCTCCTCTTAGCTCACAGCAAAGTTATGAATATATTCTAAAATTGTGCTATCAACCATAGTAGCTTCCCCGAATTACACTGAATGTTACCTTCATGCTAAGTTTTCAGAAGTATCTATAATAAGTAATTCTCTTcacatctcaccctaactggttTAGCCCCTCCTTACCACTACTGCTGCTCCACCCAGGGggcccagccccacagtttggaagtACAATATTAGTAAAACGATATCCTATCATCAGCTAAAGAATGGCATTCTTGATTTCTGATCTTGATTATTGACTGGGACTAGTTGGGAAACGGTGCTCACTATAGGCAACAAAATACACTCCTATTGCCCTAGCATCAGTATGAGAATGTCAGCCaatgatttttttcttgattaTATAATTTAAGTGACAACTTACATTCAGGTCAATGGCAATGTAGTTTTGGGCAttttgtcccccccccctccctccactgAAAAAACACCCTATGTGCCATTTCCCTAAGACAATGAATGGATTAGAAGATAATATATATTATCTGAACGTGGATAGGGGAAAATAAGCTATAGACATTTGGCACAGGTCTTAATGTAATGAAAATGATTACTGACGTAAGCTGGAGCAAGCAATAAATAAAGCTTGTAAAGAAGTTGCTGTATCAGTTTTTTACCATCCAATTCCATCCCCTTAGATATAGATTGTGCGCAAAAACATTTATCTAGATATCCAGATGGAGATGAGTGGGAGCTGCTAAACTGCTAGAACACTGTGCTATTGGATTCTAGCAACACTGGCACAGCACCTGTAAACAGTATGGCAGTGACCTTTATGTGTGCAACGGCAAATTTGCCAAAATAATGCTCTAAACACACAAATAGCCATGCTTGTATATTTTCCTGAATATTTTACAAATAGGGAGAAAATTCAGTCTGTAAAAAGAAGGTACAAATTAAGAAGGCAAAAGGAAATTTTGAAAGACAGTGTAAAGGACTGACGTTTAGGCCAAAAAATACAGATCACTGTGCTAAACCCTTAAAAACCCTTTAATGATATTCTTTAGCTAAGCAGCACTATAAGGAGTCCTGGAGGCAACATTTTGTTTGTTAAAACAAACATAACATATTGTTGTTATTCTATGTTTGCCTATAGATTGAAAATGCATATGTATATCTTGGGCATCACAATGACAAATGGACTTTTATACAAGGGACTAGCAAAAGGCCATGTAGGAAACAAAAATATCCATTTACCTTTCATGAAACTATTGGACATTTTAAAATCCcttataaggaaatcattttaacaaaattttaTGTATTTTCCTCTTGTAAAGTATAACTATCATCTGAATGTTACCACACCATTGGTACTTATTTTGCATATCACTATAAATAGGAGATGCCATATTACTGATGTATTCTCTGTAAACTTTAACAGGGACATTCTGTGATAATGTTACTTTTGGCATTATTTCTAGGTCTATATGTAAATATGCAAAGAAGAAATCTTTGGGTTTGCCATACTTTTTAACTGAATACACTGAAAAACCTATTCATAAATAAACCCTCTATATTCTCAATAATAGTAACACATTGTTACAAAAGAGAAGAGCCCTAAAGTCAACTTCAGAAAACCCATGTTGAGAACCTAATTCTTTTGGTCCATTTGGGCACAAAATATGTTTATACCTAGGGTAATATAGAAGGCAGTAGGGAGGCCACTGCAAAACATCAGGAATGAGTGATTAGGGCAAGTTGATTGTAGACTGTATTGTGTTATgtagagtatgtatgtatgtagagtCTAAACACATTCAAGTGAGTTTAAGTACAGTAAGGGAAATTTCTACCCCTGACCATTGCCAGACAAAAATGATAAATAGACCATTTCATAAAAAGATCATTGGACATTTAAAATATTACACCAATATTTTCTGACTAGAAAAGCCAGAATATGGCACAGAGAAAAAGCCAACCAGAATCCCACATGTGCTTTTTAAGTCTAaaaccagaagaaaaaaaaaatatgggtcCCATAATGAGACAGGGTTGTTTAAAATCATCCCCTGCTTTATCGCAATCCCAGACATTGCCTAATTCTAGAGAGATCAATAGGTgggaaaaacaaattaaaaaaaaaaaataacaaacaaacatAGATACATACAATTACAATACAGACTGTGCATATAGCTCTTTGCTACTGAAGTCTCTGGCATCAACATAGCAGGTGGTGCAGCAGCAAAAAAAGAGCTTCTCATGTTGTTCTTTTCTTGGTTTTCTAAAAGGCTTTAGGACTTTTCTTATAGAATGGAACAACGTTGCTTCTTCCTGTGTTTCCTAACTTGTAAGGCAGCCCGTGTGGCCATTTCAAAAACTTCTCTCACACCATCCTTTGTCTTGGCAGAACACTCCAGGTAACCAAATGCATTGATTCTGTTGGCCATTTCTCTGCCATCTTCTGGTTTGACTGGCTCCTGCAAATGAGCAATAAGTGAACAAAGGCAAAGGAATGGTTAAAAATCAAGTAGGGGTGCAATATATAGAGAGGTGGCATGGGGGAATAAAGGCAAGGGATATAAATAAAAGGAGGTGAGCTTGTGCAGTGTCCacgtataagcctagtttttcagcacccaaaatgtgctgaaaaaagtcaccctcggcttatactcgagtcggttgccatgggtccctccagactaccaccctctgtcctttgtgtgcaaattaggaaacccgcaaccagaccctcctgtgccctggcccgtcccaaattcatcttcatctaccatcctcacctgtcccatgcTGCACTTGACATTGCACTTCTATATGAACTatacatagttttgaaggattttaactctttctgTTGTAGCTTgattgctgattgagctaagggggtagtactcttaaggtatcattgttgataccatattgtttttgttgaccctcttctccacttacagagctagtttactgtttttctttgaaataaatatttaaaaacatataccccactgatgcctcatttaatgtaattttattggaatttattttggttattgaaatttagcagtagctgctgcatttcccaccctaggctcgagtcaataagtttttccagttttttttaggtaaaattataagccgaggtacctaatcaggttggcttatactagagtatatacggtaactttttcaaaaaatgtcagtggcataagataaataaaaataccacagaaaaattagttCCTACACACAAAAAGTTTGCCTCATTTAACCAAAAAGTTTTGTGAATGTGTGCTGCGCTTTCTGTATGTTACCTGCTTCATCTTTGTCAGCTCTCTTCTAGTGTGTTCATCATTTCTTAGATCCTTTTTGTTACCAACAAGAATAATGGGTACGTTGGGACAAAAATGTTTCACTTCCGGTGTCCATTTCTCGGGAATATTTTCTGAAGGAAAGACAAGAGGAGAGAAGTATGGTTGTATGTGAATAAGAGAAAATGTATTTCAGTTTACAGCCAAGTTCAGGTGCTTTACATAAACTTGCTATATATGTGCAAAAACTACGTGATTTTACACTTTAGCACTTCATATTAAGATTTCATACTGCTACAATATATTGAAGGAAAATGTCATTAAAAGGAAAAGGAACGTGCTATTCACCGAGGCATTCCAATTTATGAGGCACCATCCTATGAATATAAATCACTAAGCTTCAGGTGGGCAAAACACACAATGATATTATCGTACAAACAAATTATATTTGATACATCGGTGTGTGTATAGTAGAATACAAGGCAACCGATACTGGTAAAAGTCTTGGATATCAGTCGCCTCTGCGATTAGACaagactgaaaattttgattgggcacctttaaaggtgaacattgTAACATTCATGCTAAATCGTCTgatggggtaaagaattcctttgtttctaCCTGAAAATTTGACGATTTAGCTCATAACGTCAGTAGAGTGGACAAACGATCTTTCTTATGAACAATGATTGTGTGAAAGATTGTAATTGTggtgtgtacggccacctttagaccagggctgtatttagccCCGCCCCCTTTCTCCAGCAAATGAGTTGTTTCATAGTCCTTTTGCTTATGAAATTGGGAGATTAATAGTTTTGGTCAATTGCAAGAGATAAGTATTTTGTTTACTATAGGGGCATTAAAGCCTAACCAGCAAACAGATATCAATAAAACAATCCATATGTAAAGCGCTGTGTCATATAAATGAATCCTTTTTAGGAAAACTATAAATTTctaatagtatgtgccactgTATAACTCCCTATTTAAAAAACTTTCTATTTAAGTACACAAAAAAaaaggcagtgtcagactggcccaccaggataccaggaaaactcacgGTGGGCCCacgtgtcagtgggccctcctgctcctgaccatttggcctgtttcatggtcattccctatttgtgaatgggaagaaagaggagaaatagatggaagaatagatgctaccatgtaaataaaagggactaggaaaataaagaggttgggtgaggaaggaggaaaaatagtttggaaaacgggcctatggtctaaggttttctggtgggcccctgggttcccagtctgatACTGACAAAGGGCATGAATATGCAAGGTTACATGAACCAACAGACAGTTATATCTTTTACGCCAAGGCTGCTTCTTGTTACCAGTagaagctgcattatttcctgtcagatggTCAGTGATACAGATTATCACACAATGGTGGTTCagataaacaatataaaaattatCCAACATTGTACATAAGTAATAAGtgtatacaataaaaatacagattacatacaagaAACAAACCTATGCATGATATAAAGCCCTgacctaaagagcttacaatctaaaagaaatattttagatatttatatgtcagtttggtaagattctttaataggtcacctaTTTAAATGTTGGCTAAGTATTTATTCTGAATATATACTTTTCCTTTATTACTTTAGCCCAATAGCATCcctttaaccccttccctgccaacaacgtaggtacaacatagttttaaaaaaagcagttatctGCTGTAGTACCTACGTTATTGGTTCTAATGctttttttcaatgcaaaagccgccggtgcagagagtcagctgtgcccccaaccccctcggcaacgagccaagggggctggcaagtcggtCCAAGATGTCGCATCGCAGCATggacctacaagcagcagacgcaatcgcATTGCGCCTGCTGCTTGTGTTGTGTCTTCATCTGTTGCTTGTCCCCCCGCGCTGCCCACGCACTTCCTGTGCTGGAAGGACCACAGAGAGGAGCCCTGCCTGCGATCCCTAAGACCTTCTAATGGTAAGTGCTGTctatttgcctaatacacacaatttagcacagatttttttttttttgctattttgcacatTCTAGCACACTCTAGCACTCTtcagcacacttatatacacaattttttttttttttaagtttttttttttaccccttgtctttagttttttccctaaaaactgcatgactattggatcagatattctgaccactaattatgctgtcattattttgttgtttcattgatttgcacaatttttgtggttttattgcatttttatccctatattagtgttcctggtctgattttagcatagctttgccatgtgtaactttggtgtacaaaaataactttacctattttgaataaaaaatatatgactttctggggtgaatgtactttttagtagcgttatcccacatataatgatgtaaatgttgattttgcagaagctgaaatgacagaaatgatagatcatttgggggtatgttcacattggggcccctacatgccacatatttaggtaaagcacgttcaggagacatgggactttccaaatcagttgtattttcatgcataaaataattttagtttctggtgtatgtgtttatattatggaaaaaaaattttcttcattttttagacataaaaaatatatgtctatgttacagaattggaattacacaaaaattccaccatattttgaaagcctaggttgtcctgaaaaaaacgatatatagttttcctgggtaaactaaaagtccccccgaggaaaggcccctaaagtgaaacagtgcaaaatgttcaaagacTGTCTGGCAGTaaaagttccactttgtccaaaacggctggcagtgaaagggttaaagtttgCTCCTGTTCTAGTaaacccacaacaaccaatcaaagtGTAGCATTTACACTATTTACAACTATTTGAATATTTTTATTAAGTTCAATTAAAGCTATGTCTTAGGTTAAagatatgcatttttttaaatgttccgcATCATTCCACTAGGTGGAGTATGCCATAAAACATTTCAGTATAGAAAACTTTACAagaaaatggcattgctgtaaAACCTCCTGATATCAACGAAAGCAGGTCTCTTGGCTGCCTTATTACTGCCTTTTGAGTAACTAGTATACTGTTGGACAAACCACCTCCAAATAGTTCTTTTGGCAACTGTACAACAAGGTTACTTCTAAAAGCTGTTTAGAGATCATGTAAAAAAGTCAAAGGCAGGtgtcctttttttaaaatggaagacCTTTCTTTGCTTTATGATTCTAGAGGTTTTGGCGCTAgtaacaatatgaaaaagtcatggttttcaagttttttcctgCTTGTACTTTTTCacttcagatcttttaataaaggactagatatttgtggttttagtgcaaaaagagtttaatcatggtttcaaaaacctctaaatgccaagaaaattagaatgttgataaatgcacctcccaaggaggccatacatgtgtCGATAAAATCTGCCAACTGACAAGTTGGCTCGTGTATggggcgaccttgccaaatgagggGACCTTACAATGTTATGCCAGCTTCAGGCATAGGAATGCAGAAATCAAAAACCTACCTGCAATCTTTAGGCAAAGCTGGGCTATTTCTCAAGCTGTGAAATATACATACAAAGCTGTATCTTTCTCATGCCTACCTTTATGGTTATATTTCTCACACTACTCAGACTTGCTTGTTTAAATTCCAGAGGAAAatcacattttaatattttttttctgtgcagtCATGCAGAAGGAAAAGCAGTGTAGAACAGGCACAAAAGGGATTCATACCTAAGCTGTCAGGGCTGTCAATTGAGAAACACATCAAGATAACATCGGTATCAGGGTAAGAAAGGGGGCGTAGCCTGTCATAATCCTCCTGTCCCGCTGTGTCCCACAGAGCCAATTCCACCTATAATGAAATAACCTAATTAGCTTGTTCAAGAGGAGAGGAAGGATTATCAGATTAGATAAAGAGCAAAGCAGAAACAAAGAgttatttcattttacaaaacACATAATACAGACCCGATTCATACATAATAATTTGGCTTACTAATCCAGGTCATTAAAATAACAGGACTTTAACAGACCTGTAGACCAAATGtcaaagtaaacattttattattattttttttatatatatattgatcaagCACCAACAAATAACTTATTATTTGGAAACAAATTTCCTATTTTATATGACTAAGAGTCTCATTACCCTGTAGAAGGCATGAATGACACCTAACTCCTGTTATCTTCCTACACAAAAGACTTTTTGCATCAGTTAAACCTTTAAGACATCTgggttaaaggtccccatacacgggccgatagaagctgccgatatcggtcccttggaccgactcggcagcttatcggcccgtgtaggggcagaaacgatcggactggccgaccgatatctggcctgaaattggccagatatcggtcggccaggttagaaaatcccgtcggatcggggactgcatcggctcgttgatgcggtccccgaaccgactgccccattgccgcttgcagaattctatcgtttggccccagggccaaacgatcgaattcaccgacatgcctccccgatatcgccacccgtaggtggggatatcgggtgaagatccgctcgcttggcgacatcgccaagcgagcggatctgccggtgtatggccaccttaagtgtttaacgaaaaatgaacagtaacagaaaaaagtattttagaaATACTACTACAGTTTAAATAacagagctgctgtgtagccatggcggCAGCCGTTTGATCTGAAAAAAGCTAAATGGCACATGTTTACACAACTTATAAAAAGGTGTAGAAGACAATGgtttttagttcttacacaggaataaAAACAAGGATCAAATGCTATTCATGGCTTGCTACAAGTACAGGATGAAAACCTTTCTtgtataaaaatgtgcatttgttGGTGTAATATTTGTAGGTGCTTAATCAGATATaaaatgttaaagggacagtatacctcCTTGTTTAACATGAAGTCAATAAATCAGGTttgctaaatatatttttgcctatTATTAATCATGAAACACCtaatgttttgttatttcttgagataaACTGGGCAAATGGGGAAAAAATAATCCCCCTGCAAAATGCATTTCTGTTTAACTGTAAGATGAAACAGTCACATCAAACAGGTAGGGTGAAGGTTGTTGCATTGCAGtctaattatctgccttgcaaggaccaaacatggagttgctTCAGGTTCCCTGTCTGCCCCTGCTCCATAAAAAAACCCCAAGAGAGTTTTTTTGTGATTAAGAACAATAAGCCCTATTCAATGTGCTTAAAGGGCACGTATCACCCAAAAAATTGCTTCCctcaccagaggtgcaggctaatagttggggaaacaatagtctttttaaaaagaaaatagccCCCTACAGTATTAGGCTGCtcgcactgggagggagctcctgaaaaaacaaaactaaaaacccTCCACTATTGTTTGCCCCAATCGGAGTACGGAGagctctattagcccgcacctcggatgggggaagcaaatttagggtgataggtgccattTAAGCTATACAAGGGGGTACACTGCTactttaaatggcaaaaaaacaaactaacaaaacaaaaaaaaacaccttttcacTTTACTGGACTAGGTCATACATGTTTAGGGGCAAACAACGTATTTTAGGTTTACATTGCAAAGGGCAGCTTATGGTGTCTTGcctcagtgatttttttttttaaacagaacaaGCTAAActtgttttgtgaaaaaacaaaTGACAATTGCTGTCACTATGGCTTAGACAGATATTATCACGCCAAAACCCAGACATCAAAGTTTTCAGGTGTCAATTTCCTGCATTTGCAATAAATGCAGAAATGGCATTTCTCAGAAACCCCTATGTTTAGTATATTTTCACCCCCCCAAAGCTCACCTGTTTTCCATCTACTTCTATATCAGCAATGTAGTTCTCAAAGACTGTTGGTACATAGACTTCAGGGAATTGATCCTTGCTGAATACGATGAGCAAGCAGGTCTTCCCACATGCACCATCTCCAACGATCACCAGCTTTTTCCGAATTGCTGCCATTGCTGCAAAAACAAATTTtgggggaggaaaaaaaaaaaaaagtcagaccaGACCCAAAGGAACAAAATATATTAGACagcacaaaatttgtaatggttcCAC
This sequence is a window from Xenopus tropicalis strain Nigerian chromosome 2, UCB_Xtro_10.0, whole genome shotgun sequence. Protein-coding genes within it:
- the rhoc gene encoding rho-related GTP-binding protein RhoC isoform X1 → MAAIRKKLVIVGDGACGKTCLLIVFSKDQFPEVYVPTVFENYIADIEVDGKQVELALWDTAGQEDYDRLRPLSYPDTDVILMCFSIDSPDSLENIPEKWTPEVKHFCPNVPIILVGNKKDLRNDEHTRRELTKMKQEPVKPEDGREMANRINAFGYLECSAKTKDGVREVFEMATRAALQVRKHRKKQRCSIL